A genomic segment from Variovorax paradoxus B4 encodes:
- a CDS encoding TonB-dependent receptor translates to MSFCPCDLLARSLAVSALALGFAVAAHAQPTPLDDGETLPAVTVDARGRSEAAQQVPIPLTSIDGEALETQQSWRLEDLQQWLPSTSITFGDPRQSAIAVRGVGRNPSNDGLEGSTGIYLDNVYLGRAGMATFDLLDIERVDLLRGPQGTLFGKNTTAGVLALHTRAPSRETERSLQLSIGQRGLAQGQAIFSGALSEETAGRLLVYGTHERGNIENIHDGGSVNGGHRSGIRGQWLLRRGDAFSLRLIADAHRERSTYGTRVIYSLGSGPAAARARAGGATGIVTDPRRYAVNTDGVERVDLDQGGVSAEASWKLGSGATVTSITAGRSWKFVPTANDNLNVPVLIDGGSRVRQQQFSQELRYAGPTGGAVDYVVGAFYMRQRMRNEIFTVFGPRADIVLQGTSLPVLANASTVSFGALDTESFALFSQATWHATSRLDLTAGLRITQERKDGRTHRGDSTGGAAATAFLRNRPIVLGAYDTGPLAIRKTSPSALLGASYRLDDDVIGYASFSHGERSGGINLAGPGAAPGPLGASSLIIGPERVDSLDVGVKSSLWNDRLTLNLSAFLAGVRGYQTSMFVPAGAGAGNYVEILTNAGDLRSRGLELDATARPARGLTVWANAAFNDARYRRYEDAPCPSERAFVPQGRCSLTGRQVAGTPRWTFNVGAEYRRPVSPTTQHFVSAAYAWRSAQDGTLDGSVHSRIPAYGLLNLATGWKVARGNEIWSISLWLRNALDKKYFPTVAATANGAYVASVGTRRTLGLTVRLDY, encoded by the coding sequence ATGTCCTTCTGCCCATGCGATCTCCTCGCCCGTTCCCTGGCCGTCAGCGCGCTCGCCCTCGGGTTCGCCGTGGCGGCCCATGCACAGCCGACGCCCTTGGACGATGGCGAAACGCTCCCCGCCGTCACCGTGGATGCCAGGGGCCGTTCGGAAGCCGCCCAGCAAGTTCCGATCCCGCTGACCTCGATCGATGGCGAGGCCCTCGAGACGCAGCAAAGCTGGCGGCTCGAAGACCTGCAGCAATGGTTGCCGAGTACCAGCATCACCTTCGGCGATCCGCGGCAATCGGCCATCGCGGTGCGCGGCGTCGGCAGGAATCCATCGAACGACGGCCTCGAGGGCAGCACGGGCATCTACCTCGACAACGTCTACCTGGGCCGCGCGGGCATGGCGACATTCGACCTGCTCGACATCGAGCGCGTGGACCTGCTGCGCGGGCCGCAAGGCACGCTTTTCGGCAAGAACACGACCGCCGGCGTGCTGGCGTTGCACACGCGTGCGCCGAGCCGCGAGACCGAGCGCAGCCTGCAACTCTCGATCGGGCAGCGCGGACTTGCGCAGGGGCAGGCCATCTTCTCGGGCGCCCTGTCGGAAGAGACGGCGGGCCGGCTGCTGGTGTACGGCACCCATGAACGCGGCAACATCGAGAACATCCACGATGGCGGCAGCGTCAACGGAGGCCATCGATCCGGCATTCGCGGCCAATGGCTGCTGCGCCGTGGCGACGCCTTCAGCCTGCGCCTGATCGCCGATGCGCACCGCGAGCGCTCCACGTACGGCACCCGCGTCATCTATTCGTTGGGAAGCGGACCGGCGGCGGCCCGCGCACGGGCCGGCGGCGCCACCGGCATCGTCACCGACCCGCGGCGCTATGCGGTCAATACCGACGGCGTGGAGCGCGTCGATCTCGACCAGGGTGGCGTGTCGGCCGAAGCGAGCTGGAAGCTCGGGTCCGGCGCCACCGTCACGTCCATCACCGCCGGCCGTTCATGGAAGTTCGTGCCGACGGCCAACGACAACCTCAATGTCCCCGTGCTGATCGACGGCGGCTCCCGCGTGCGCCAGCAGCAGTTCTCGCAGGAGCTGCGCTACGCGGGGCCCACCGGCGGTGCGGTCGACTATGTGGTGGGCGCGTTCTACATGCGCCAGCGCATGCGCAACGAGATATTCACCGTGTTCGGTCCGCGGGCGGACATCGTTCTGCAGGGAACGTCCTTGCCGGTGCTCGCCAACGCGAGCACCGTGAGCTTCGGCGCGCTCGACACGGAGAGCTTCGCGCTCTTCTCCCAGGCCACGTGGCACGCCACGTCCAGGCTCGACCTCACGGCCGGCCTGCGCATCACGCAGGAGCGCAAGGACGGGCGCACCCATCGCGGCGACTCGACCGGTGGTGCCGCTGCCACCGCGTTCCTGCGCAATCGTCCGATCGTGCTGGGTGCCTACGACACAGGCCCGCTGGCCATCCGGAAGACCAGCCCGTCGGCGCTCCTGGGTGCGAGCTACCGGCTGGATGACGACGTGATCGGCTACGCGAGCTTTTCGCACGGCGAGCGGTCGGGCGGGATCAATCTGGCGGGGCCGGGTGCCGCTCCCGGCCCGCTCGGCGCCTCGTCGCTGATCATCGGGCCCGAACGTGTCGACAGCCTGGACGTCGGCGTCAAGAGCAGCCTGTGGAATGATCGCCTGACACTGAACCTGAGCGCCTTCCTGGCAGGCGTGCGCGGCTACCAGACGTCGATGTTCGTGCCCGCCGGCGCAGGCGCGGGCAACTACGTCGAGATCCTCACGAACGCGGGCGATCTCCGCAGCCGGGGACTGGAGCTGGATGCCACTGCGCGACCGGCGCGCGGGCTGACCGTGTGGGCCAACGCCGCCTTCAACGATGCACGCTATCGACGCTATGAGGACGCGCCTTGTCCGTCGGAACGCGCGTTCGTGCCGCAGGGGCGCTGCAGCCTGACCGGACGGCAGGTGGCCGGGACGCCGCGCTGGACATTCAACGTGGGCGCCGAATACCGCAGGCCCGTGAGCCCCACCACCCAGCACTTCGTTTCAGCGGCGTACGCGTGGCGGTCCGCACAGGACGGCACGCTCGACGGGTCGGTCCACTCGCGCATCCCGGCCTATGGCCTGCTGAACCTCGCCACCGGTTGGAAGGTCGCACGGGGCAATGAAATCTGGAGCATTTCGCTGTGGTTGCGCAACGCGCTCGACAAGAAGTATTTCCCGACCGTGGCCGCCACCGCGAACGGTGCCTACGTGGCATCGGTCGGGACGCGGCGCACCCTGGGACTGACAGTCCGGCTGGACTACTGA
- a CDS encoding PDDEXK nuclease domain-containing protein, with amino-acid sequence MGRRTCAYSSRRALITASRQRLAGAVHAELTRLYWTAGQRLASEVLGGERAGYGARLLDPLGQQLAQESGRGFESRNLRRMVKFAEAFPEVEIVSTLSTPLSWSRLVAIVALKTPEARAFDAQHAVQDGWRVRELNRQIGRKAFERTEIAAARSPALAASPALIFKDPYFLDVLGLHQGHDEADLKAALLRQLEAFILALARGFAFVERQKRMVIDGEDFYFDLLFFHRRLRRPVAIELKLGRFKAAHKGQMELYLKWLDKQHERQAGEEAPIGLILPGRRQPARTWPGSNFEISGSRKLPSTPPDLRPSARALHEAIHRRVLPSAREAGTCLRQFFDTRWRGSVR; translated from the coding sequence ATGGGCAGAAGGACATGCGCGTACTCTAGTAGACGCGCGCTGATCACCGCCAGCCGCCAGCGCCTGGCCGGCGCGGTCCATGCCGAGCTCACCCGGCTGTACTGGACCGCCGGGCAGCGCCTGGCCTCCGAAGTGCTGGGCGGCGAGCGTGCCGGCTACGGCGCCCGCTTGCTCGACCCGTTGGGCCAGCAGCTGGCACAGGAATCCGGCCGCGGGTTCGAATCCCGCAACCTGCGCCGAATGGTGAAGTTCGCAGAGGCTTTCCCTGAAGTGGAGATTGTGTCGACGCTGTCGACACCATTGAGCTGGAGCCGCCTGGTAGCCATCGTGGCGCTCAAGACACCCGAGGCCCGCGCCTTTGATGCCCAGCACGCTGTGCAGGACGGGTGGCGTGTGCGGGAGCTGAACCGCCAGATCGGCCGCAAGGCCTTCGAGCGCACGGAAATCGCCGCCGCCCGGTCGCCCGCACTGGCCGCATCACCGGCGCTGATTTTCAAGGACCCGTACTTTCTGGACGTCCTGGGCTTGCACCAAGGCCACGACGAAGCCGACCTGAAAGCCGCCCTCCTGCGCCAGCTCGAAGCCTTCATCCTGGCGCTGGCGCGCGGCTTTGCGTTCGTCGAACGGCAAAAACGCATGGTCATCGACGGGGAAGACTTCTACTTCGACCTGTTGTTCTTCCACCGCCGGCTGCGTCGCCCCGTGGCCATCGAACTCAAACTCGGCCGCTTCAAGGCCGCGCACAAGGGCCAGATGGAGCTGTACCTGAAGTGGCTGGACAAACAACATGAACGGCAGGCGGGTGAAGAAGCGCCCATCGGCCTGATCCTGCCCGGTAGACGCCAACCAGCCAGGACGTGGCCAGGCTCCAATTTCGAGATCAGCGGGTCCCGGAAGCTTCCGAGTACCCCTCCGGATCTTCGACCCAGCGCTCGAGCGCTGCACGAGGCCATCCACAGGCGTGTCCTCCCAAGTGCACGGGAGGCGGGAACTTGCCTTCGGCAATTCTTCGATACACGGTGGCGCGGCTCAGTGCGGTGA
- a CDS encoding relaxase/mobilization nuclease domain-containing protein has translation MPEQTARIGRSGRGAADAPRDMTLDIVSYGRRGPGGTLRLGADQIAQIQRTVGRAPEVMVKVSGGGRDVGGVEAHLRYIGRHGKLPIETDEGLAQQGRGAAKEITADWQLELCRSQYKPKPAPGQKDTRAKLVHNIVLSMPAGTPPDKVRAAARVFARENFALQHRYAMVLHTDQPHPHVHLVVKCEHEFEPGKRLYIRKDTLRQWREQFAALMREQGVAANATPRQVRGQTRKPYRDAIHHRLRALRAFGQLPPNDRARHRPPKTSTFMRAKLESVLQALRSGRGAADDGQEKMRNTRREVVADWCATADALRRRGEANLAAEVDRLVDRMPPVQTDGQRMAERWRETERIRALERSDAKSPGAPAR, from the coding sequence ATGCCTGAACAGACGGCGCGCATCGGACGAAGCGGCCGCGGCGCGGCCGATGCGCCGCGCGACATGACCCTGGACATCGTGAGCTACGGTCGGCGTGGACCCGGCGGCACGCTGCGCCTCGGCGCCGACCAGATCGCGCAGATCCAGCGCACGGTGGGTCGCGCGCCCGAGGTGATGGTGAAGGTTTCCGGCGGCGGACGGGACGTCGGCGGCGTCGAGGCCCATCTGCGCTACATCGGCCGGCACGGCAAGCTGCCGATCGAAACCGACGAGGGGCTGGCGCAGCAGGGCCGAGGTGCAGCCAAGGAGATCACGGCCGACTGGCAGCTTGAGCTTTGCAGAAGCCAGTACAAGCCGAAACCCGCTCCGGGGCAGAAAGACACGCGTGCGAAGTTGGTCCACAACATCGTCCTGTCCATGCCCGCCGGCACGCCGCCGGACAAGGTACGGGCTGCCGCCCGCGTCTTTGCGCGCGAGAACTTCGCGCTGCAACATCGCTATGCCATGGTGCTGCACACCGATCAGCCACACCCGCATGTGCACCTGGTGGTCAAATGCGAGCACGAGTTCGAGCCTGGCAAGCGCCTCTACATCCGCAAGGACACGCTGCGGCAATGGCGCGAGCAGTTCGCCGCACTGATGCGAGAGCAGGGGGTGGCGGCCAATGCCACACCGCGGCAGGTGCGAGGGCAGACGCGCAAGCCCTACAGGGATGCGATCCATCATCGGCTGCGCGCGCTCCGGGCATTCGGCCAACTGCCCCCGAACGACCGGGCCAGGCATCGGCCGCCGAAGACTTCGACCTTCATGCGCGCCAAGCTGGAGAGCGTGCTCCAGGCTCTGAGGTCGGGGCGAGGCGCCGCGGATGACGGACAAGAGAAGATGCGAAACACCCGGCGGGAGGTGGTCGCAGACTGGTGCGCCACAGCAGATGCGCTTCGAAGACGGGGCGAGGCTAATTTGGCAGCCGAGGTGGATCGCCTTGTCGACCGCATGCCTCCTGTACAGACAGATGGGCAGCGCATGGCTGAGCGCTGGAGGGAGACCGAGAGAATTCGAGCGCTGGAGCGTTCGGATGCCAAGTCACCTGGGGCACCTGCTCGGTGA